A portion of the Aricia agestis chromosome 1, ilAriAges1.1, whole genome shotgun sequence genome contains these proteins:
- the LOC121730530 gene encoding mediator of RNA polymerase II transcription subunit 25-like isoform X1, which yields MVVNAPDSPAQAAVVFVVEDTAANSAYITELKTNYIIPTLEYFHGGALEDGVESGSVYGVVAYHSADCAPCLPVATYGPFTCPQNVVDTIDKLQFVGGHAENRACVTEALATAASCLEELGRADAQMHVVLAGVSPPYAAYAGGLAPPGAPATPEQAARLLGERGAQLSVVAARRLPALAALYEHAGGDLLTAQQRNYAKDQRHLVLLRGYSLKERPPSPAPPPVPDIQADVYGQGRGAGAAPRAGAQFPRGAAPGAPPSVRHPGGWLAPPRQQLYPGNSALLSQLAQPSYAPPAQPAMQRMQMIQPGPSNPAGAATGAQRSYIWSGTLEWMEKAKGPGDQQKVTKHLPCQVSAHSKDIEAELKADTWPSKLLMQLMPKQLISNIGGQYLKDSKSVLFHLQQNEAYEALSKVMINGFAGCVHFSPMSSPPQCDIKVLILLYTPEKKVYLGFIPNNQATFVDRLRKVIQQQKMGKQLPAPAPGPQPNMPGVPMGGGAMGSSGMGGGAMGGSGMGSSGMGTSGMGGSGMGGPGMSGMQGMGGGGLPGVGGSMTNVQNMPQQQSSQGMMMSGGMGGQVGQSGGKRQLDGLEAARQQNLEKIQHLQQTLEAAHQQEAQFKSQMDIMVHLHAAQQQEQQYKQLEEQQRKHMLQQQVQQQVQQQVQQQVQQQVQQQVQQLRGAGPHAHAPRIMRPMMATNPGLRHLLQQQPQYRAGAPRPAPPQQFDDVLGYNDFQ from the exons ATGGTAGTGAACGCCCCGGACTCGCCGGCGCAGGCAGCAGTCGTGTTTGTCGTGGAGGACACAGCCGCCAACAGCGCATATATCACCGAACTTAAAACCAACTACATCATACCAACGTTAGA ATACTTTCATGGTGGTGCATTAGAAGATGGTGTTGAGAGTGGATCAGTGTACGGAGTTGTGGCCTACCACTCGGCCGACTGTGCCCCCTGCCTGCCCGTAGCCACCTACGGACCATTCACATGCCCCCAAAATGTTGTGGACACTATAGATAAGTTACA GTTTGTGGGTGGTCACGCGGAGAACCGGGCGTGCGTGACGGAGGCACTGGCGACGGCGGCGTCGTGCCTGGAGGAGCTCGGGCGCGCAGACGCGCAGATGCACGTGGTGCTGGCGGGCGTGTCGCCGCCGTACGCCGCGTACGCCGGCGGCCTGGCCCCACCCGGCGCGCCCGCCACGCCCGAGCAGGCGGCGCGGCTGCTGGGCGAGCGCGGCGCGCAGCTGTCCGTCGTCGCCGCGCGCCGCCTGCCCGCGCTCGCCGCCCTCTACGAGCACGCCGGCGGCGACTTACTCACCGCGCAGCAGCGGAACTACGCTAAA gaTCAGCGTCACCTGGTGCTGCTGCGCGGGTACAGCCTGAAGGAGCGGCCGCCTAGCCCTGCGCCGCCGCCCGTGCCCGACATCCAGGCGGACGTGTACGGGCAggggcggggcgcgggggcGGCTCCGCGGGCGGGCGCGCAGTTcccgcgcggcgcggcgccgggcGCGCCCCCCAGCGTGCGCCACCCCGGCGGCTGGCTGGCCCCGCCGCGCCAGCAGCTGTACCCGGGCAACTCGGCGCTGCTGTCGCAGCTGGCGCAGCCATCGTACGCGCCGCCCGCGCAGCCCGCCATGCAGCGCATGCAGATGATTCAGCCCGGCCCCTCGAACCCGGCCGGCGCGGCGACCGGCGCGCAGCGCTCCTACATCTGGAGCGGCACGCTGGAGTGGATGGAGAAGGCGAAGGGCCCGGGCGACCAGCAGAAGGTCACGAAGCACCTGCCGTGCCAGGTCTCCGCGCACTCCAAGGACATCGAGGCGGAGCTGAAGGCGGACACGTGGCCGAGCAAGCTGCTGATGCAGCTCATGCCCAAGCAGCTCATCAGCAACATCGGCGGCCAGTACCTCAAGGACAGCAAGTCCGTGCTGTTCCACCTGCAGCAGAACGAGGCCTACGAGGCGCTCTCCAAAGTCATGATCAACGGCTTC GCGGGCTGCGTGCACTTCTCGCCGATGTCGTCGCCGCCGCAGTGCGACATCAAGGTGCTGATCCTGCTGTACACGCCCGAGAAGAAGGTGTACCTGGGCTTCATCCCCAACAACCAGGCCACGTTCGTGGACCGCCTGCGTAAGGTCATCCAGCAGCAGAAGATGGGCAAGCAGCTTCCCGCGCCCGCCCCCGGGCCGCAGCCCAACATGCCCG GTGTTCCGATGGGCGGCGGGGCTATGGGTAGTTCCGGCATGGGCGGCGGGGCCATGGGCGGCTCCGGTATGGGCAGCTCCGGCATGGGCACCTCGGGTATGGGCGGATCCGGCATGGGCGGGCCCGGCATGAGCGGCATGCAGGGCATGGGCGGGGGCGGTCTGCCCGGCGTGGGCGGCTCCATGACCAACGTTCAGAACATGCCTCAGCAGCAGTCCTCACAG GGTATGATGATGAGCGGCGGCATGGGCGGGCAGGTGGGGCAGAGTGGCGGCAAGCGGCAGCTGGATGGGCTGGAGGCGGCGCGCCAGCAGAACCTGGAGAAGATCCAGCACCTGCAGCAGACGCTGGAGGCGGCGCACCAGCAGGAGGCGCAATTCAAGTCGCAGATGGACATCATGGTGCACCTGCACGCCGCGCAGCAGCAGGAGCAGCAGTACAAGCAGCTCGAG GAGCAGCAGCGGAAGCACATGCTACAGCAGCAGGTGCAGCAGCAGGTCCAGCAGCAGGTGCAGCAACAGGTGCAGCAGCAGGTCCAGCAGCAGGTGCAGCAGCTGCGCGGCGCCGGGCCGCACGCGCACGCACCGCGCATCATGCGGCCGATGATGGCCACCAACCCCGGCCTGAGACATCTGCTGCAGCAG
- the LOC121730530 gene encoding mediator of RNA polymerase II transcription subunit 25-like isoform X2, producing the protein MVVNAPDSPAQAAVVFVVEDTAANSAYITELKTNYIIPTLEYFHGGALEDGVESGSVYGVVAYHSADCAPCLPVATYGPFTCPQNVVDTIDKLQFVGGHAENRACVTEALATAASCLEELGRADAQMHVVLAGVSPPYAAYAGGLAPPGAPATPEQAARLLGERGAQLSVVAARRLPALAALYEHAGGDLLTAQQRNYAKDQRHLVLLRGYSLKERPPSPAPPPVPDIQADVYGQGRGAGAAPRAGAQFPRGAAPGAPPSVRHPGGWLAPPRQQLYPGNSALLSQLAQPSYAPPAQPAMQRMQMIQPGPSNPAGAATGAQRSYIWSGTLEWMEKAKGPGDQQKVTKHLPCQVSAHSKDIEAELKADTWPSKLLMQLMPKQLISNIGGQYLKDSKSVLFHLQQNEAYEALSKVMINGFAGCVHFSPMSSPPQCDIKVLILLYTPEKKVYLGFIPNNQATFVDRLRKVIQQQKMGKQLPAPAPGPQPNMPGVPMGGGAMGSSGMGGGAMGGSGMGSSGMGTSGMGGSGMGGPGMSGMQGMGGGGLPGVGGSMTNVQNMPQQQSSQGMMMSGGMGGQVGQSGGKRQLDGLEAARQQNLEKIQHLQQTLEAAHQQEAQFKSQMDIMVHLHAAQQQEQQYKQLEEQQRKHMLQQQVQQQVQQQVQQQVQQQVQQQVQQLRGAGPHAHAPRIMRPMMATNPGLRHLLQQQQAAARGPRPHM; encoded by the exons ATGGTAGTGAACGCCCCGGACTCGCCGGCGCAGGCAGCAGTCGTGTTTGTCGTGGAGGACACAGCCGCCAACAGCGCATATATCACCGAACTTAAAACCAACTACATCATACCAACGTTAGA ATACTTTCATGGTGGTGCATTAGAAGATGGTGTTGAGAGTGGATCAGTGTACGGAGTTGTGGCCTACCACTCGGCCGACTGTGCCCCCTGCCTGCCCGTAGCCACCTACGGACCATTCACATGCCCCCAAAATGTTGTGGACACTATAGATAAGTTACA GTTTGTGGGTGGTCACGCGGAGAACCGGGCGTGCGTGACGGAGGCACTGGCGACGGCGGCGTCGTGCCTGGAGGAGCTCGGGCGCGCAGACGCGCAGATGCACGTGGTGCTGGCGGGCGTGTCGCCGCCGTACGCCGCGTACGCCGGCGGCCTGGCCCCACCCGGCGCGCCCGCCACGCCCGAGCAGGCGGCGCGGCTGCTGGGCGAGCGCGGCGCGCAGCTGTCCGTCGTCGCCGCGCGCCGCCTGCCCGCGCTCGCCGCCCTCTACGAGCACGCCGGCGGCGACTTACTCACCGCGCAGCAGCGGAACTACGCTAAA gaTCAGCGTCACCTGGTGCTGCTGCGCGGGTACAGCCTGAAGGAGCGGCCGCCTAGCCCTGCGCCGCCGCCCGTGCCCGACATCCAGGCGGACGTGTACGGGCAggggcggggcgcgggggcGGCTCCGCGGGCGGGCGCGCAGTTcccgcgcggcgcggcgccgggcGCGCCCCCCAGCGTGCGCCACCCCGGCGGCTGGCTGGCCCCGCCGCGCCAGCAGCTGTACCCGGGCAACTCGGCGCTGCTGTCGCAGCTGGCGCAGCCATCGTACGCGCCGCCCGCGCAGCCCGCCATGCAGCGCATGCAGATGATTCAGCCCGGCCCCTCGAACCCGGCCGGCGCGGCGACCGGCGCGCAGCGCTCCTACATCTGGAGCGGCACGCTGGAGTGGATGGAGAAGGCGAAGGGCCCGGGCGACCAGCAGAAGGTCACGAAGCACCTGCCGTGCCAGGTCTCCGCGCACTCCAAGGACATCGAGGCGGAGCTGAAGGCGGACACGTGGCCGAGCAAGCTGCTGATGCAGCTCATGCCCAAGCAGCTCATCAGCAACATCGGCGGCCAGTACCTCAAGGACAGCAAGTCCGTGCTGTTCCACCTGCAGCAGAACGAGGCCTACGAGGCGCTCTCCAAAGTCATGATCAACGGCTTC GCGGGCTGCGTGCACTTCTCGCCGATGTCGTCGCCGCCGCAGTGCGACATCAAGGTGCTGATCCTGCTGTACACGCCCGAGAAGAAGGTGTACCTGGGCTTCATCCCCAACAACCAGGCCACGTTCGTGGACCGCCTGCGTAAGGTCATCCAGCAGCAGAAGATGGGCAAGCAGCTTCCCGCGCCCGCCCCCGGGCCGCAGCCCAACATGCCCG GTGTTCCGATGGGCGGCGGGGCTATGGGTAGTTCCGGCATGGGCGGCGGGGCCATGGGCGGCTCCGGTATGGGCAGCTCCGGCATGGGCACCTCGGGTATGGGCGGATCCGGCATGGGCGGGCCCGGCATGAGCGGCATGCAGGGCATGGGCGGGGGCGGTCTGCCCGGCGTGGGCGGCTCCATGACCAACGTTCAGAACATGCCTCAGCAGCAGTCCTCACAG GGTATGATGATGAGCGGCGGCATGGGCGGGCAGGTGGGGCAGAGTGGCGGCAAGCGGCAGCTGGATGGGCTGGAGGCGGCGCGCCAGCAGAACCTGGAGAAGATCCAGCACCTGCAGCAGACGCTGGAGGCGGCGCACCAGCAGGAGGCGCAATTCAAGTCGCAGATGGACATCATGGTGCACCTGCACGCCGCGCAGCAGCAGGAGCAGCAGTACAAGCAGCTCGAG GAGCAGCAGCGGAAGCACATGCTACAGCAGCAGGTGCAGCAGCAGGTCCAGCAGCAGGTGCAGCAACAGGTGCAGCAGCAGGTCCAGCAGCAGGTGCAGCAGCTGCGCGGCGCCGGGCCGCACGCGCACGCACCGCGCATCATGCGGCCGATGATGGCCACCAACCCCGGCCTGAGACATCTGCTGCAGCAG
- the LOC121730530 gene encoding mediator of RNA polymerase II transcription subunit 25-like isoform X3: protein MVVNAPDSPAQAAVVFVVEDTAANSAYITELKTNYIIPTLEYFHGGALEDGVESGSVYGVVAYHSADCAPCLPVATYGPFTCPQNVVDTIDKLQFVGGHAENRACVTEALATAASCLEELGRADAQMHVVLAGVSPPYAAYAGGLAPPGAPATPEQAARLLGERGAQLSVVAARRLPALAALYEHAGGDLLTAQQRNYAKDQRHLVLLRGYSLKERPPSPAPPPVPDIQADVYGQGRGAGAAPRAGAQFPRGAAPGAPPSVRHPGGWLAPPRQQLYPGNSALLSQLAQPSYAPPAQPAMQRMQMIQPGPSNPAGAATGAQRSYIWSGTLEWMEKAKGPGDQQKVTKHLPCQVSAHSKDIEAELKADTWPSKLLMQLMPKQLISNIGGQYLKDSKSVLFHLQQNEAYEALSKVMINGFAGCVHFSPMSSPPQCDIKVLILLYTPEKKVYLGFIPNNQATFVDRLRKVIQQQKMGKQLPAPAPGPQPNMPGVPMGGGAMGSSGMGGGAMGGSGMGSSGMGTSGMGGSGMGGPGMSGMQGMGGGGLPGVGGSMTNVQNMPQQQSSQGMMMSGGMGGQVGQSGGKRQLDGLEAARQQNLEKIQHLQQTLEAAHQQEAQFKSQMDIMVHLHAAQQQEQQYKQLEEQQRKHMLQQQVQQQVQQQVQQQVQQQVQQQVQQLRGAGPHAHAPRIMRPMMATNPGLRHLLQQQAAARGPRPHM from the exons ATGGTAGTGAACGCCCCGGACTCGCCGGCGCAGGCAGCAGTCGTGTTTGTCGTGGAGGACACAGCCGCCAACAGCGCATATATCACCGAACTTAAAACCAACTACATCATACCAACGTTAGA ATACTTTCATGGTGGTGCATTAGAAGATGGTGTTGAGAGTGGATCAGTGTACGGAGTTGTGGCCTACCACTCGGCCGACTGTGCCCCCTGCCTGCCCGTAGCCACCTACGGACCATTCACATGCCCCCAAAATGTTGTGGACACTATAGATAAGTTACA GTTTGTGGGTGGTCACGCGGAGAACCGGGCGTGCGTGACGGAGGCACTGGCGACGGCGGCGTCGTGCCTGGAGGAGCTCGGGCGCGCAGACGCGCAGATGCACGTGGTGCTGGCGGGCGTGTCGCCGCCGTACGCCGCGTACGCCGGCGGCCTGGCCCCACCCGGCGCGCCCGCCACGCCCGAGCAGGCGGCGCGGCTGCTGGGCGAGCGCGGCGCGCAGCTGTCCGTCGTCGCCGCGCGCCGCCTGCCCGCGCTCGCCGCCCTCTACGAGCACGCCGGCGGCGACTTACTCACCGCGCAGCAGCGGAACTACGCTAAA gaTCAGCGTCACCTGGTGCTGCTGCGCGGGTACAGCCTGAAGGAGCGGCCGCCTAGCCCTGCGCCGCCGCCCGTGCCCGACATCCAGGCGGACGTGTACGGGCAggggcggggcgcgggggcGGCTCCGCGGGCGGGCGCGCAGTTcccgcgcggcgcggcgccgggcGCGCCCCCCAGCGTGCGCCACCCCGGCGGCTGGCTGGCCCCGCCGCGCCAGCAGCTGTACCCGGGCAACTCGGCGCTGCTGTCGCAGCTGGCGCAGCCATCGTACGCGCCGCCCGCGCAGCCCGCCATGCAGCGCATGCAGATGATTCAGCCCGGCCCCTCGAACCCGGCCGGCGCGGCGACCGGCGCGCAGCGCTCCTACATCTGGAGCGGCACGCTGGAGTGGATGGAGAAGGCGAAGGGCCCGGGCGACCAGCAGAAGGTCACGAAGCACCTGCCGTGCCAGGTCTCCGCGCACTCCAAGGACATCGAGGCGGAGCTGAAGGCGGACACGTGGCCGAGCAAGCTGCTGATGCAGCTCATGCCCAAGCAGCTCATCAGCAACATCGGCGGCCAGTACCTCAAGGACAGCAAGTCCGTGCTGTTCCACCTGCAGCAGAACGAGGCCTACGAGGCGCTCTCCAAAGTCATGATCAACGGCTTC GCGGGCTGCGTGCACTTCTCGCCGATGTCGTCGCCGCCGCAGTGCGACATCAAGGTGCTGATCCTGCTGTACACGCCCGAGAAGAAGGTGTACCTGGGCTTCATCCCCAACAACCAGGCCACGTTCGTGGACCGCCTGCGTAAGGTCATCCAGCAGCAGAAGATGGGCAAGCAGCTTCCCGCGCCCGCCCCCGGGCCGCAGCCCAACATGCCCG GTGTTCCGATGGGCGGCGGGGCTATGGGTAGTTCCGGCATGGGCGGCGGGGCCATGGGCGGCTCCGGTATGGGCAGCTCCGGCATGGGCACCTCGGGTATGGGCGGATCCGGCATGGGCGGGCCCGGCATGAGCGGCATGCAGGGCATGGGCGGGGGCGGTCTGCCCGGCGTGGGCGGCTCCATGACCAACGTTCAGAACATGCCTCAGCAGCAGTCCTCACAG GGTATGATGATGAGCGGCGGCATGGGCGGGCAGGTGGGGCAGAGTGGCGGCAAGCGGCAGCTGGATGGGCTGGAGGCGGCGCGCCAGCAGAACCTGGAGAAGATCCAGCACCTGCAGCAGACGCTGGAGGCGGCGCACCAGCAGGAGGCGCAATTCAAGTCGCAGATGGACATCATGGTGCACCTGCACGCCGCGCAGCAGCAGGAGCAGCAGTACAAGCAGCTCGAG GAGCAGCAGCGGAAGCACATGCTACAGCAGCAGGTGCAGCAGCAGGTCCAGCAGCAGGTGCAGCAACAGGTGCAGCAGCAGGTCCAGCAGCAGGTGCAGCAGCTGCGCGGCGCCGGGCCGCACGCGCACGCACCGCGCATCATGCGGCCGATGATGGCCACCAACCCCGGCCTGAGACATCTGCTGCAGCAG